The Streptomyces fungicidicus nucleotide sequence TGAACCGCCCGTCCCGCAGCACGGTCGTCAGCCTCACGCCGGCCTCCCGCGCGGCGGCCTCCGCGCTCCGCACCGGCTTCGACTCGGGCAGCTTCAGGAAGACGACGACGGCGCACACCAGCGTCATCACGGCCTCGATGAGGAACCCGGCGAGATAGCTGTACTCGGCGATGAAGCCCGCGGCCATGGAGGAGACGGCGAAACCGAGGTTGATGGCCCAGTAGTTGAGGGAGAAGGCGCGGATACGGTCCTCGGGCCGCACGATGTCCGCCATCATCGCCTGCACCGCGGGCCGGGAGGCGTTGGAGGCCATGCCGACGAGGAAGGCGACGCCGGCGATGGCGAGCGGGTCGCGCACGAACCCCAGGGCGGCCACGGAAAGGGCCGTGGCGACCTGCGCGACGAGCAGCGTGGGCCGCCGTCCGAGCCGGTCGGTCATCACTCCCGCGCCCAGCGAGGAGATCACCCCGCCGAGCCCGTGCAGGGCGGCGACGAGACCGGCGTACGTGGCGGAGTACCCGCGGTCGAGGGTCAGATAGAGCGCCATGAAGGTGGCGACGAAGGCACCGAGCCGGTTGACGAGGGTGCTGGTCCACAGCCACCAGAAGGCCGGCGGCAGCCCGGAGACGGTCTCCCGGACAGCGCGCCTCGCACGGACGACGGACGACATGGAAGGACCCCCCGGATGTAAGCGGCCAAAACGGCAGGCACAACTTACGAAGCGGGGGTCCCGGAGGGCCACTCGATTAACAGATCCCGTCAACCGTCCGCCCAGCGGGCAGGGCGCGCGGGCCGTGCGGCGCGTCGATTACGCTCGGGCTCATGGCCGACGCACCGTACAAGCTGATCCTCCTCCGCCACGGCGAGAGCGAGTGGAACGAGAAGAACCTGTTCACCGGCTGGGTGGACGTCAACCTCACCGCGAAGGGCGAGAAGGAGGCGACGCGCGGCGGCGAGCTGCTCAAGGACGCCGGCCTGCTGCCCGACGTGCTCCACACCTCCCTCCAGAAGCGCGCGATCCGCACCGCGCAGCTCGCGCTGGAGGCCGCCGACCGCCTGTGGATCCCGGTGAACCGCAGCTGGCGCCTGAACGAGCGTCACTACGGCGCCCTGCAGGGCAAGGACAAGGCGCAGACCCTCGCGGAGTTCGGCGAGGAGCAGTTCATGCTGTGGCGCCGCTCCTACGACACCCCGCCGCCCCCGCTCGCCAACGACGCCGAGTACTCCCAGTTCTCCGACCCGCGCTACGCGACCCTCCCGCCGGAGGTGCGCCCGCAGACGGAGTGTCTGAAGGACGTCGTCGTCCGGATGCTCCCGTACTGGTTCGACTCGATCGTCCCGGACCTGCTCACCGGCCGCACGGTCCTCGTCGCCGCCCACGGCAACAGCCTGCGCGCGCTGGTCAAGCACCTGGACGGCATCTCGGACGCCGACATCGCGGGCCTGAACATCCCCACGGGCATCCCCCTGTACTACGAACTCGACGCGGACTTCTCCCCGGTCACCCCGGGCGGCAAGTACCTCGACCCGGAGGCCGCCGCGGCAGCGATCGAGGCGGTCAAGAATCAGGGCAAGAAGAAGTAGGGCCCACGAGTAAGCCCCCTGCCTGCGGTTTCTCCGCCGGGAGGGGGCTTTTCGCTGCCTCCGGGCCGTCTCCGGGCGGCTCCGGCTCCTGTCTCCACTCCGCTCCGGCGCCGAAGGGACCTGAGGGGCCTGAGGGACCCCTGAAGAGGTTGCCTGAACAACGATGAGTTCCAGCACGGTTCCAGGTCTTCAGGTACATCCACCTTCCGCGCGTGAATCTGGAGGCACCTTGAAGCTCTTGCTTACGTCAGGCGGCGTCACGAACCCGAGCATCCACTCGGCACTCGTGGAGCTTCTCGGCAAGCCGATCGGCGAGTGCCACGCCCTCTGCGTCCCGACGGCACAGTGGGGCCATCCGATGTGTGGTCCGACATCGGTGCGGGGCTTCGCGGCCGCCGAGCCCACGTGGCAGCACTTGTCGGGCCTGGGCTGGGCGTCGCTCGGTGTCCTCGAGCTCACCGCACTGCCCACCATCGGCGCCGAGCGATACGTCCCCTGGATCCGGGAGGCCGACGTGCTCCTGGTCGACGGCGGCGACGCGACCTATCTGTGCCACTGGATGCGGGAGTCCGGGCTGGCCGATCTGCTGCCTTCGCTGCCCGACACGGTCTGGGTGGGAGTGAGTGCCGGAAGCATGGTGATGACACCCCGGATCGGAGCGTATTTCGTCGAGTGGCCGTCCGCACCGGACGACCGCACCCTGGGAGTCGTCGACTTCTCGATCTTCCCGCACCTGGACGCTTTCCCACAGAACACCCTGGCTGACGCGGAGCGGTGGGCCGCCGACATCGGCGTCCCGGCCTACGCCATCGACGAACAGACGGCCATCAAGGTCGTCGACGGCTCCGTCGAAGTGGTTTCCGAAGGGCAATGGACGAAGTTCGGGTCATAGCCGCCCGGCATTCGAAGGCGTCCCGATGAGCGGAAGGCCGGGCCGTCTCCGGGCCGTCCGAGGCCGCTCAACAGTGGCCGACGACGACCAACGACGTCGCGATATCTACCGTTAACTCTCTTTTAGTTCCCCCGTGCTACCCAACGCACCGAAATACACCCGCCAGTTGATCCCCAACACCATGACGGGGGACACTACCCGGCGGAAGCGTGTTCCCGGCCGAGTGGCACTCTCTTCAATACCCTCGCGTGCAGGCCATCAGGGGCCAATTGCCCGATGTTTACTGGGCAGTTGACCTCAGACTTTCATGATAGCGTCATTGCCCGGAGGGACAGTGCAACCTGAAAGGGAAATCGTGAACACGGAGAAGATTGCCGCTCGCCGCCTCTCGCTGGAAGAGGTGACGAAGCTCGGGGTGAAGGACAGGCTCTTCGTTTCCGCCGACACGGAAGAACTCAAACTTCCCGACTGCTACGTCCCTGCTTTTCTGACCAAGTCCGGTGGGGATTTCGAGGGCGGCTCGATCACGGCGAGGACCGTATTCCAGGAAGAGGTCTCCTGCCTTCCCGACGACGAGAACGAAGCCGGAATCTACCTGGCCGACGAGAACGGCCCGGTGACCATCGAGGTCCTCCAGTCCGCCGGTGTCGTGCTGGACCTGGCGCTCTTCGTCCCCGGTGGGGACAAGGGGGCCCTCTCGGCCCTTTACGCCGCGGCCCGGCAGGCGTTCGGCGCCGACGTCGTGCAGATCTGGCGCCAGGGCCTCAAGGAGGTCCCCGACGTGAAGGTCGACATCTTCGAGGAGCAGATTCCCCGCGGCCGCAAGGGGGGCGACAGCCCCAAGCGTGACCGTCGCGCGATCGACACCTACCCCACCCGTGCGGACTTCATCGAGTTCTCCGCGGGGTG carries:
- a CDS encoding MDR family MFS transporter, which encodes MSSVVRARRAVRETVSGLPPAFWWLWTSTLVNRLGAFVATFMALYLTLDRGYSATYAGLVAALHGLGGVISSLGAGVMTDRLGRRPTLLVAQVATALSVAALGFVRDPLAIAGVAFLVGMASNASRPAVQAMMADIVRPEDRIRAFSLNYWAINLGFAVSSMAAGFIAEYSYLAGFLIEAVMTLVCAVVVFLKLPESKPVRSAEAAAREAGVRLTTVLRDGRFMGVVGLSFLIALIFQQASVGLPIAMGEAGFTPADYGMAIAVNGVLIVVLQIPVTRFIEHRDPGRLLVISALLAGYGLGLTAFAGSVGVFALTVCVWTLAEIVNAPTQTGLVVRLSPVHGRGRYQGMYTMSWAVAALVAPLMAGFVIDRFGSVWLWGLCAVIGTVAGLGYALLMRGLPAGGEEKAGGGEEKAQSAVERPAEAGASSAV
- a CDS encoding phosphoglyceromutase; its protein translation is MADAPYKLILLRHGESEWNEKNLFTGWVDVNLTAKGEKEATRGGELLKDAGLLPDVLHTSLQKRAIRTAQLALEAADRLWIPVNRSWRLNERHYGALQGKDKAQTLAEFGEEQFMLWRRSYDTPPPPLANDAEYSQFSDPRYATLPPEVRPQTECLKDVVVRMLPYWFDSIVPDLLTGRTVLVAAHGNSLRALVKHLDGISDADIAGLNIPTGIPLYYELDADFSPVTPGGKYLDPEAAAAAIEAVKNQGKKK
- a CDS encoding Type 1 glutamine amidotransferase-like domain-containing protein; translation: MKLLLTSGGVTNPSIHSALVELLGKPIGECHALCVPTAQWGHPMCGPTSVRGFAAAEPTWQHLSGLGWASLGVLELTALPTIGAERYVPWIREADVLLVDGGDATYLCHWMRESGLADLLPSLPDTVWVGVSAGSMVMTPRIGAYFVEWPSAPDDRTLGVVDFSIFPHLDAFPQNTLADAERWAADIGVPAYAIDEQTAIKVVDGSVEVVSEGQWTKFGS